The genomic region CCGAGGTCGCCCGCGGCGGCGCCGACCGGCCGCGCGCCAAGTTCCTCACCGTCGCCGAGATGCTGGCCGCCGCGGCGAACGCGCCGGCACCGCCGCTCGGCCGCCGGATCCTCGCTGGGCTGCGACGCTAGGGTTCGCCGCGGTTTTCTGAGCAACTCGCGCAAACCGCCGCGCGGGGTGGCGCGGGCGTAGTAGACACCGATGGTGTGAAGGCTGCCGCATATGTAGGTCGGGTGGGCAGGCTCGCCGTAGCCCTCGGGATCGGGGCCGCGGTGATCACCGGATACGGCTGTGGGCCGGCGTGGGCTCAGGAGCAGTCGGACGACGCCCCTGCCCAGACGGCCGAGCCGTCGGACCAGACCGAGCCGACCGAGCCGACTGAGCAGACGGAACCGTCCGAGCCCGCCGAAACAGGCGACGACGACGACCCTGAAGACGACCTCGACCTCGACGACGATTTCGAGGACCTCGACGACCTCGAGGACGATATCGAGGACCTCGAGGACGACATCGCGGCCGAACCCGAACCCGTGGCGGAGGAGTCCCACGGCACGGACCTCTCCGCTCTGCAGCCCGACAACGACCCGCCGCCGGTAGCCGAACCCGACGACCCGGTCGACGAACCGCTGCCGGAACCGGAGGACCAGGCGTTCTTCCGGTTCGCCGCGCAGACCGAGGAGCCGGAAAGCACTGCCGTGCAGTCCTTCACGACGCAGGGACTGGGGACGACCGCGGTGATCACCCCGCCGAAGGTGCCGTCGCTGCGGCCCTGGCCGACGGCGTTCGACCCGGCCACCGCGATCAACTACGTGGTGGATCTGGTCACCGACTTCGTCAACATGGTGCTCAGCCCGTTCACCGCCGGGCTGCCCGCCGCGCCCAGCGGCGATCTGGCCCTGTGGACGGTGCTGGCGTGGGTGCGGCGCGAGTTCTTCAACTCCACCCCGACCATCGCCTACGACCCGACGACCAACAGCCAGACCTTCGATGAGAACGGCGACCCCGTGATCATCGGCAACATCAACGCCTCCGACGTCGACGGCGACAAGCTGACCTACACGCTGATCGGCCGGCCCCGCTACGGCGGCGTCGTCGAGATCGCCGAGGACGGCACCTTCACCTACCGGCCGATGAACGCGATGGCCGCGGTCGGCGGCTACGACGAGTTCATCGTCGTCGTCGACGACGAGGCCGCCGGCTTCCACCTCAACGGGCCGCTGGGGCTGCTGCAGTTCGTCCCGGTCATCGGCAACCTGCTGGTCCCCGGCGGCGGTCACCGGGTGGCCCGCACCATCCGCGTCGAGGTGGCCCCCGTGGAGGGTGTCGACCTGTCGTTCCCCACCGACTTCCATTGGGGCGTCGCCCATTCCGGCTTCCAGGCCGAGGGCGGACCGGGCGTGCCGATCGATACCAACTCCGACTGGTACCGGTGGGTGCACGACACGTTCAACCAGCTGTTCGGGCTGACCAACGGGGTTCCGGAGGACGGGCCGGGCGCCTACCTCAACTACGACGAGGACGCCGCGCTGGCCAGCGACGAGCTGAAGATGAACACCTTCCGCATCGGCATCGAGTGGAGCCGGATCTTCCCGAACTCCACCGCGTCGGTGGACATCCGCGACGAGGGCGGTTCCATCACCCTGGCGGACCTGCAGGCCCTCGACGCCCTGGCCAACCAGGATGAGGTGCAGCACTACCGCGACGTGCTGGCCTCGCTGCGCGCCCACGGCCTGGAGCCGATGGTGACGGTCACCCACTTCACGCTTCCTGTGTGGATCAACGATCCGTCGTCGCGGCTGCTGATCCAACTCGGGCTGCCCGTCTCGGCCGCCGGCTGGCTGTCCCCGGGCACCGCAACCGAGTTCGAGAAGTACGCCGCGTATCTGGCGTGGAAGTTCGGCGACCAGGTCGACAACTGGGCCACCCTCAACGAGCCGGTGCCGCCGGTGCTGACCCAGTACTTCGCGATCCCGGGTCTGGTGCCGTCGTGGCCGCCGGGCGTGATCCGACCGGATCTGGCGTCGACGTTCCTGGTCAACCAGGCCAAGGCACACGTCGCCGCCTACGACGCGATCCACGCCTGGGACACGGTGTCGGCCACCGACGGTCAGCCCGCGGCCTTCGTCGGGTTCACCAACAACATGCTGCCGAACCGGCCGGCCAACCCGATCAACCCGCTGGACGTCGACGCCGCCGACGCGTGGAACCGGATGTTCAACGAGTGGTTCCTCAACGCGGTGATCGACGGCTGGGTGGACGCCAACCTCGACGGGATCAAGACGCCCGACGAGATCCACCCCGAGTTCGTCGGCAAGACCGACTTCGTCGGCGTGCAGTACTACGGCTCGGAGAAGATGACCGGCATCGGGTTCGCGCCGATCCCGGGTTTCCCCTTCTTCCGCGGCATCCCGCAGCGCTGCAACCCGAGCTCACCGACGTGCAGCGACTTCAACCAGCCGATCGATCCCGGCGGCTTCCGCGAGGTGCTCGAGATCGCCGCCTCCTACGGAAAACCGTTGTGGGTCACCGAGAACGGGATCGCCGACGCCAACGACACCAAGCGGCCCGGCTACATCGCCACGCACATCGCGGTGGTGCAGGACCTGGTCGCGCACGGCACCGACATCCGCGGCTACACGTACTGGTCGTTCGTCGACAACCTGGAGTGGTCGGAGGGCTACCACCTGCAGTTCGGGCTGTACGGGTCCGACCCGACCACACCCGAACTCGAGCGCATCCCCAAACCGGCGAGCATCGGCACGATCAGCGCGATCGCCGGGTCGAACGGGTTGCCGTTGTGGATCCTCGAGCAGTACGTGCGCAACCTCTAACCGTGGATGGCCTGGCTGAGCTCCTCGTCGGACACTTCGCGCACTGGCTGGCCCATCGACCAGAGATGGCCGAACGGGTCGCGCAGCACGCCGTAGCGGTCGCCCCAGAACATGTCGGCCAGCGGCATCACCACGGTCGCGCCGGCGTCGACCGCCCGCTGGAACTTCTCGTCCACGTCGGTGACCGTGAGGTGGATGGTCACCGGTGAACCGCCCAGCGCCTGCGGCGTCGACTCCCTGCCGTCGTTCATCTCCGGATAGTCGTCGTTGAGCATCACCGTCGCCCCGTTCAGGCGCAGTGCCGCGTGGAACAGCTTCGTCCCGTCCGGGCCGGGCACCCGGCCGAGCTCCTGCGCCCCGAAGGCCCTGACATAGAAATCGATCGCGGCGGCGCCGTCGCTGACGGTTAGATGCGGCGAGACCTGGGGTTGGACGTCGATGGCCATGGGGATTCCTTTCGTCGCCGGTTCTGCGGACACAGGTACCGACCGGACGACGCGGCAGAACTCATCGGCGGGCCGACAAGTCACACGATTGAGAACGACGGCGGCAGCGGCTCCCGGCCGGTCAGCGCCATCAGCACCGGCACCCCCTGCCCGTCGGCGGCGACCTGCGCCGCCAGCACCAGCGCCTCCTCCAGCGCGTCCGGCGGTGGGGTGAACGAAAGATCAAGTGCCCGAGCGATATCGAGGCTGTGCACGACCAGCTCGAACACCCGGGTCGGCAGGTAGTTGCGCAGCCGGATGCCCTGGCCGCCGATGACCGAGATCAGCGGGTCGCCTGCCGCGGCCGCCGCCTCCAGCGTCTGCGCCACCAGGTCGTCGACCGCTGCGGCCGGATCCGCACCGAGGTCGCGGCCGGCCTGCCTGCCGCGCTCGGCGACGTCGGCCGGGTCGATGCCCAGCGCCTCCGGGGTCACCAGCCGGTAGTACTGCGCCGCGCTGGTGACGTCCTCGCGTTCGGCGCGGGTCTGCAGGTAGGTCAGCACCGTCGTCAGCGACCGGGACGCGTGCCCGACCAGCGCGCGCACATCCCATTCGCCGAGTCCCGGCCGTTCCCACGCGTCGGCGGGGATGCGGTGCACCAGCTCCGCGAATGCCCGTGCCGCCGAACCGTATGCCGTCACTGTCACCTCCGGACGACGTGCTCCCAGCCTTCGACCGACTCCGGGCTGCGCGGCTCGGGTCCGACGTAGATCGCCGACGGCCGCACCAGCTTGCCGAGCCTCTTCTGTTCGAGGATGTGCGCGCACCAGCCGGCGGTGCGCCCGCAGGTGAACATCGCGGGCATCATCTTCGTCGGCACCTGGGCGAAGTCGAGGATCACCGCGGCCCAGAACTCGACGTTGGTCTCGATGGCGCGGTCCGGGCGGCGCTCCCGCAGTTCGGCGAGCGCGGCCTGCTCGAGCGCCGCCGCCACCTCGTAGCGCGGCGCGCCGAGCCGCTGGGCGGTCGCGCGCAGCACCCGGGCGCGCGGATCCTCCGCCCGGTACACCCGGTGTCCGAAGCCCATCAGCTTCTCGCCGCGGTCGAGGATGCCCTTGACCACCGCGCGGGCGTCGCCGGTGCGCTCGGCCTCCTCGATCATCGGCAGCACCCGCGCCGGGGCGCCGCCGTGCAGCGGGCCGCTCATCGCGCCGATCGCGCCGGACAGCGCGGCCGCCACGTCGGCGCCGGTGGAGGCGATCACCCGGGCGGTGAACGTCGACGCGTTCATCCCGTGCTCGGCCGCGGTCACCCAGTACGCGTCGATCGCCTCGACGTGCCGGGGATCGGGTTCACCCTGCCAGCGGGTCATGAAACGTTCGGTGACGGTGGAACATTCGTCGATCGTGCGTTGCGGCACCGCGGGCTGGTAGATGCCGCGGGCGGACTGCGCGACGTAGGACAGCGCCATCACCGACGCCCGCGCCAGCTGTGCGCGGGCGGTCTCGTCGTCGATGTCCAGCAGCGGGGCGTACCCCCAGATCGGTGCCAGCATCGCCAGGCCGGCCTGCACGTCGACGCGGACGTCGCCGCTGTGGATCGGAAGCGGGAACGGCTCGGCCGGCGGCAGTCCGTCGCCGAACCTGCCGTCCACCAACAGCCCCCACACGTCGCCGAAGGTGACCCGGTTGGCCACCAGGTCCTCGATGTCGACGCCGCGGTACCGCAGCGCCCCACCGTCCTTGTCGGGTTCGGCGATCTCGGTGGTGAAGGCGACGACGCCCTCCAGGCCGGGTACGAAGTCTTGGGGCACCGCGCTCATGGGCCGATTCTCGCACCCCGCCCCCGGGCGCGTTAGCGTTGGTCCGTGACGGCAGCGGACGACGAACACCTGGCCCGGATGCGGGCCGAATACGGATCGGCGGAGAAGGACGGCAGCCCCGACCTCGACGCCGACTGGCTCGGCGAGGATCCGGCCACCGGCTGGGTCGACCTGCTGCGTCGCTGGCTGACCGACGCCGAGCAGGCCGGTGTCGCCGAACCCAACGCGATGGTGGTCGGCACGGTCGACGAGCACGGTCGCCCGGTGACCCGGACGGTGCTGTGCAAGAGCGTGGCCGCCGACGGCATCAGCTTCTACACCAACTACGGCTCCGCCAAGGGCACGCAGCTGGCGGCGACGCCGTACGCGTCGGCGACGTTCCCCTGGTACCTGATCGGCCGGCAGGTGCACGTGCGCGGGCGGGTGAGCAAGGTGTCGGCGGAGGAGACCGCCGACTACTGGTCCAAGCGGCCCCGCGGTTCGCAGCTGGGCGCGTGGGCGTCGGAGCAGTCCGCGCCGATCGCGTCGCGGGCCGCCCTGCTCGACAAGCTCGCCGAGGTGACCGAGCGTTTCGCGGGCCACGACACCATCCCGGTGCCGCCGAACTGGGGCGGCTACCTCATCACCCCGGAGGTGGTGGAGTTCTGGCAGGGCCGGGAGAACCGGCTGCACAACAGGATCCGGGTGACGTTCGGCGACGGTGTGACCGTCGAACGCCTCCAGCCGTAAGGCGTGCGCCGGTTCTTCGCCGACACCACACCGCTGCGGTCGCCCGACTTCCGGCGGCTGTGGCTGGCCGGGATCGTCACGGTCATCGGCGCCAACCTGACGATCTTCGCGGTGCCGGTGCAGCTGTACGCGCTGACCCAGAGTTCCGCCTACGTCGGGCTGTCCGGGTTGTTCGCGCTGGTGCCGCTGGTGGTGTTCGGGCTGTGGGGCGGCGCCTGGGCCGACGCGATGGACCGCAGGCTGCTGCTGATCATCGCCTCCTGCGGGCTGGCGCTGGCCTCGGTGCTGCTGTGGCTGCAAGCGGCGCTGGATGTCGGCAACGTGTGGCTGGTGCTGAGCCTGCTGGCGGTGCAGCAGGCGTTCTACGCGGTCAACTCGCCGACGCGGTCGGCGGCGATCCCGCGGATGATCCCGAGTGACCAACTGGCGGCGGCCAATTCGCTGAACATGACGGTCACGCAGTTCGGCGCGATCGTGGGCCCGCTGCTGGCCGGCGTGATGCTCAAGTGGGTGGACCTGTCGACGCTGTACGCGATCGACGCGCTGGCCTGCCTGGCGGGGGTGTGGGCCACGGTGCGGCTGGCGCCGATCCCGCCGAGCAACTCCGGCGGTGCCACCGGCTTCGGGCCGCGCGCGGTGCTCGACGGTTTCCGGCATCTGGCGGGCAGCCAGGTGGTGTTGATGTCGTTCGTCGTCGACCTGATCGCGATGATCTTCGGGATGCCGCGGGCGCTGTTCCCGCAGATCGCCCACGAGTCGTTCGGCGGTCCGATCGACGGCGGCACCACGATGGCGCTGCTGGCCGCGTCGATGTCGGCGGGCGCGGTGGCCGGCGGGGTGTTCTCCGGCTGGCTGCCGCGGATCCGGCGGCAGGGGCTGGCGGTGGTGGTGTCCATCGTGGTGTGGGGCGTGGCGATGGTCGGCTTCGGCCTGGCCACCGGGCTGGCGACCGGGCAGCCGGGGCTGGTGTTGTGGATCGCGGTGGCGTTCCTGGCGCTCGGCGGTGCCGCCGACATGGTGTCGGCGGCGTTCCGGTCGACGATCCTGCAGCAGGTGGCCTCCGACGACCTGCGCGGCCGGATGCAGGGGGTGTTCACCGTGGTGGTCGCCGGCGGCCCGCGGCTGGCGGATCTGACGCACGGCGGCGCGGCGGCGGTGGTGGGGACGACGGCGGCGGCGGCCGGGGGTGGTGCGCTGGTGGTGGTCGCCGTGGTGGTCGCCGCGCTGCTGGCCCCGGCGTTCATTCGCTACCGGGTGGCAGAGCCCGACAAAACATGAGGTACGTCAAGTGGCGGTGCCTGACACGTTTTAAGCCAATTCATAGATTTCGCCGATAGCATGCGGGCGTGACCAATCGGGGGGCGCCGGCGCTGGGGCTGCGCGAGCGCAAGAAGCTGCGTACCCGCGCGACTCTGATCGACGCCGCTGTGGAGTTGTGCGGTCGGCAGGGCTACGACCACACCACCGTCGAACAGATCGCCGCCGTCGCCGACGTCTCCCCGCGCACCTTCAGCCGGTACTTCCCGACCAAGGACTCCGTCGCGCTGGCGCTGGTCGACGAGATCCTCGACCACGCCGCCGTCCAGTTGGACCGCCAGCCGCCCGAGTTCAACCATCTGGAGGCGCTGCGCCGGTCCTACCTCGCGATAGCGGAGGCCGCCAAGAATCCGGGACCCGATGATCTGCCCGCCGAGCGGGTGCTGCGCATCGTGCGGATCCTGCTGTCCTCGGCGACGCTGCAGCATGTGACGCGCGACTTCCGCGGCGACTCCGTAGACGCCGCGCTGGCCCGCCGGATGGGCGTGGGTCTCGAGGACCGCAGGCTCAAGCTGGTGTCGTCGCTGTGGGCCGCGGTGATCATGACGGCGTTGGGTGAGGTCGCCGAGCAGGTCGTCGACTGGGATCAGGTCTCCGTCGACGATCTGGCCGGACGCCTGGACGCCACCTTCACCGATTTCGTGAGTCTGGTCGGCGACGTGGTGCAGGTGGTGTAAATAGTTGAGCGCCCCCGGCGGGGCGCGCTCGACGGAATGCGACTACCTTTTGTATGGCAATGTTCGACTCCCAGCAGCGACGAAGGGAACCTCGTGGCCGATAACGCGAAGAGTGGGGAAGGGCAAGTCACCCTCACGTACCCCGGTGGCACGCTCGACCTGGACATCGTCTCCGCTACCGAAGGTTCCGACGCCATCGCACTGGGCTCGCTGCTGGCGAAGACCGGGCTGACCACCTACGACGAGGGCTTCGTCAACACCTCGTCGACGAAGAGCGCCATCACCTACATCGACGGTGAGGCCGGCATCCTGCGCTACCGCGGCTATCCGATCGAGCAGCTGGCCGAGAAGTCGAACTTCATCGAGGTCAGCTACCTGCTGATCTACGGTGAGCTGCCGACCAAGGAGCAGCTGGAGGACTTCACCACCAAGATCCAGCGGCACACCATGCTGCACGAGGACCTCAAGCGGTTCTTCGACGGCTTCCCGCGCAACGCGCACCCGATGCCGGTGCTGTCCAGTGCGGTCAACGCGCTGTCGACCTACTACGAGGACTCGCTGGACCCGTTCGACCCGCGGCAGGTCGAGCTGTCGACGATCCGCCTGCTGGCCAAGCTGCCGACCATCGCGGCGTACGCCTACAAGAAGTCGGCGGGCCAGCCGTTCCTGTACCCGGACAACTCGCTGAGCCTGGTCGAGAACTTCCTGCGGATGACGTTCGGCTTCCCGGCCGAGCCCTACGAGGTCGACCCGGAGGTCGTGCGGGCGCTGGACATGCTGTTCATCCTGCACGCCGACCACGAGCAGAACTGCTCGACGTCGACGGTGCGGCTTGTCGGCTCGTCGCAGGCCAACCTGTTCACCTCGATCTCCGGCGGCATCAACGCGCTGTGGGGCCCGCTGCACGGCGGCGCCAACCAGGCGGTGCTGGAGATGCTGGAGAAGATCCGCGCCTCCGACGGCAACGTCCACGACTTCGTCAAGAAGGTCAAGAACCGCGAAGACGGCGTGAAGCTGATGGGCTTCGGCCACCGGGTCTACAAGAACTACGACCCGCGGGCGCGCATCGTCAAGGAGCAGGCCGACAAGATCCTCGGCAAGCTCGGCGGCGACGACGAGCTGCTGGACATCGCGAAGTCGCTCGAAGAGGTCGCGCTGACCGACGAGTTCTTCATCGAGCGCAAGCTGTACCCGAACGTGGACTTCTACACGGGCGTGATCTACCGCGCGATGGGCTTCCCGACCCGGATGTTCACCGTGCTGTTCGCGCTGGGCCGGCTGCCCGGCTGGATCGCGCACTGGCGTGAGATGCACGACGAGGGCAGCGGCAAGATCGGCCGCCCGCGCCAGGTGTACACCGGTTACACCGAGCGCGACTACGTCGGCCCCGACCAGCGCTAGCCGTAGGGCTTGCCACGCAACAGTTGTAGTTTCACAATTGTTGTGTGAATGAAACCGTCGCACGGTCGCTGACCGCCAGGCGCAAGGCCATCATCCTGGTGTCCTGCTGCCTGAGCCTGCTGATCGTGTCGATGGACGCCACGATCGTCAACGTCGCGATCCCCAGCATCCGCGCCGACCTGCACGCCAGCGGACCGCAGATGCAGTGGGTCGTCGACATCTACACGCTGGTGCTGGCCTCGCTGCTGCTGCTCGCGGGCGCGGCGGGCGATCGGTTCGGCCGCCGCAGCACCTTCCAGATCGGCCTCGGCCTGTTCGCGCTGGCGTCGCTGCTGTGCAGCCTGGCCCCCAACATCGAGACGCTGATCGCCGCCCGGTTCCTGCAGGCCATCGGTGGCTCGATGATGAACCCCGTCGCGATGTCGATCATCACCCAGGTGTTCACCGGCCGGGTCGAACGGGCCCGCGCGATCGGCGTGTGGGGCGGTGTCGTCGGCATCTCGATGGCCGCCGGGCCCATCGTCGGCGGCGCCCTGATCGAAGTGCTGGACTGGCGCGCGGTGTTCTGGATCAACCTGCCGATCTGCGCGCTGGCGATCCTTCTGACCGCGCTCTTCGTGCCCGAGTCGAAGTCGGCGACCATGCGCGACGTCGACCCGGTCGGCCAACTGCTCGGCATGGCCTTCCTGTTCGGCCTGGTGTTCGTGCTGATCGAGGGGCCCGTCGAGGGCTGGGACAGCCCGCGCATCATCGCCATCGCGGTCGGCGCCGCCGTCGCGTTCGCGGCCTTCCTCGGCTATGAGGCGCGCCGCCGCGACCCGTTCGTCGACCTGCGGTTCTTCCGCTCCATCCCGTTCGCGTCGGCGACGGTGATCGCGATCTCCGCGTTCGCCGGCTGGGGCGCGTTCCTGTTCATGATGTCGCTGTATCTGCAGGGGGAGCGCGGCTTCTCCCCGATGCACACCGGCCTGATCTACCTGCCGATCGCCGTCGGCGCACTGCTGTTCTCCCCGCTGTCGGGCCGTCTGGTCGGCCGGTTCGGCGCCCGCCCGTCGCTGGTCATCTCCGGGGTGCTGATCACCGCGGCGACGCTGATGCTCGCCGCGCTGAGCGCCACCACGCCGGTGTGGCAGCTGCTGGTGGTGTTCACCGTGTTCGGTATCGGCTTCTCGATGGTCAACGCCCCGGTGACCAACGCCGCGGTCAGCGGCATGCCCACCGACCGGGCCGGTGCGGCGTCGGCGATCGCGTCGACCAGCCGCCAGGTCGGCGTGAGTATCGGTGTGGCGCTGTGCGGTTCGGTCGCCGCCGGGGCGCTGATGGGAACCGGCGCCGACTTCGCGACGGCCGCGCGCCCGCTGTGGTTCATCTGCGCCGCGCTCGGGGTGCTGATCACCGTGCTCGGCTTCTACTCGACGTCGCCGCGCGCGCTGCGCTCGGCGGACCGGCTCGCCCCGCTGGTGGCCAGTCATGTCTGAGGCTCGGGCCGACGACGTCTGGCGTGCGATGGCCGCGTTCGTCCTCGACCACCGGGACAGCTGGAAGCGCGCGGTCATCGACCGAACCGGCCTGCCGTTCAGCAGGATTCGGATCCTGCGCCGACTGGGACGCACGCCGATGACCGTCAAACAACTCGCGCACGCCGCCACCATCGACGCACCCGCCGCCACCGTCGCGGTCAACGACCTCGAGGAGCGTGGACTCGTGGTGCGTCAGGTCGATCCGAACAACCGCCGCTGCAAGGTGGTCTCGCTGACCGACGCCGGCCGCGCGCTGGTCGAGAGCATCGACGCGGTGGAGGACCCAGCCCCCGACGCGCTGGCCGCGCTGGACGCCGACGACCTCGCCGCGCTGGCGCGCATCCTCGCCAAACTGCGCGGTTAGCCGCCCAGCACCGCCATCGCGGCGTTGTGCCCGCCGATGCCCGACACCGCGCCGCCGCGACGGGATCCGGAGCCGCACAACAGGATCCGTTCGTGCTTCGTCGCCACACCCCACCGCTGCGCCGGCGTCTCCAGCGGCTCGTCGTCCTCGGCGAACGGCCACCCCAGTGCGCCGTGGAAGATGTGCCCGCCCGTCATGCCCAGCGTGTGCTCGAGGTCGACGGTCGTCTTGGTCTCGATGCACAACCGGCCCGACGCGTCCTCCATCAGCACGTCGTGAATCGGTTCGGCGAGAAC from Mycolicibacterium phlei harbors:
- a CDS encoding family 1 glycosylhydrolase, with the translated sequence MGRLAVALGIGAAVITGYGCGPAWAQEQSDDAPAQTAEPSDQTEPTEPTEQTEPSEPAETGDDDDPEDDLDLDDDFEDLDDLEDDIEDLEDDIAAEPEPVAEESHGTDLSALQPDNDPPPVAEPDDPVDEPLPEPEDQAFFRFAAQTEEPESTAVQSFTTQGLGTTAVITPPKVPSLRPWPTAFDPATAINYVVDLVTDFVNMVLSPFTAGLPAAPSGDLALWTVLAWVRREFFNSTPTIAYDPTTNSQTFDENGDPVIIGNINASDVDGDKLTYTLIGRPRYGGVVEIAEDGTFTYRPMNAMAAVGGYDEFIVVVDDEAAGFHLNGPLGLLQFVPVIGNLLVPGGGHRVARTIRVEVAPVEGVDLSFPTDFHWGVAHSGFQAEGGPGVPIDTNSDWYRWVHDTFNQLFGLTNGVPEDGPGAYLNYDEDAALASDELKMNTFRIGIEWSRIFPNSTASVDIRDEGGSITLADLQALDALANQDEVQHYRDVLASLRAHGLEPMVTVTHFTLPVWINDPSSRLLIQLGLPVSAAGWLSPGTATEFEKYAAYLAWKFGDQVDNWATLNEPVPPVLTQYFAIPGLVPSWPPGVIRPDLASTFLVNQAKAHVAAYDAIHAWDTVSATDGQPAAFVGFTNNMLPNRPANPINPLDVDAADAWNRMFNEWFLNAVIDGWVDANLDGIKTPDEIHPEFVGKTDFVGVQYYGSEKMTGIGFAPIPGFPFFRGIPQRCNPSSPTCSDFNQPIDPGGFREVLEIAASYGKPLWVTENGIADANDTKRPGYIATHIAVVQDLVAHGTDIRGYTYWSFVDNLEWSEGYHLQFGLYGSDPTTPELERIPKPASIGTISAIAGSNGLPLWILEQYVRNL
- a CDS encoding maleylpyruvate isomerase family mycothiol-dependent enzyme; this encodes MTVTAYGSAARAFAELVHRIPADAWERPGLGEWDVRALVGHASRSLTTVLTYLQTRAEREDVTSAAQYYRLVTPEALGIDPADVAERGRQAGRDLGADPAAAVDDLVAQTLEAAAAAGDPLISVIGGQGIRLRNYLPTRVFELVVHSLDIARALDLSFTPPPDALEEALVLAAQVAADGQGVPVLMALTGREPLPPSFSIV
- a CDS encoding MarR family transcriptional regulator gives rise to the protein MSEARADDVWRAMAAFVLDHRDSWKRAVIDRTGLPFSRIRILRRLGRTPMTVKQLAHAATIDAPAATVAVNDLEERGLVVRQVDPNNRRCKVVSLTDAGRALVESIDAVEDPAPDALAALDADDLAALARILAKLRG
- a CDS encoding TetR family transcriptional regulator; translated protein: MTNRGAPALGLRERKKLRTRATLIDAAVELCGRQGYDHTTVEQIAAVADVSPRTFSRYFPTKDSVALALVDEILDHAAVQLDRQPPEFNHLEALRRSYLAIAEAAKNPGPDDLPAERVLRIVRILLSSATLQHVTRDFRGDSVDAALARRMGVGLEDRRLKLVSSLWAAVIMTALGEVAEQVVDWDQVSVDDLAGRLDATFTDFVSLVGDVVQVV
- the pdxH gene encoding pyridoxamine 5'-phosphate oxidase; amino-acid sequence: MTAADDEHLARMRAEYGSAEKDGSPDLDADWLGEDPATGWVDLLRRWLTDAEQAGVAEPNAMVVGTVDEHGRPVTRTVLCKSVAADGISFYTNYGSAKGTQLAATPYASATFPWYLIGRQVHVRGRVSKVSAEETADYWSKRPRGSQLGAWASEQSAPIASRAALLDKLAEVTERFAGHDTIPVPPNWGGYLITPEVVEFWQGRENRLHNRIRVTFGDGVTVERLQP
- a CDS encoding VOC family protein, giving the protein MAIDVQPQVSPHLTVSDGAAAIDFYVRAFGAQELGRVPGPDGTKLFHAALRLNGATVMLNDDYPEMNDGRESTPQALGGSPVTIHLTVTDVDEKFQRAVDAGATVVMPLADMFWGDRYGVLRDPFGHLWSMGQPVREVSDEELSQAIHG
- a CDS encoding citrate synthase 2, with product MSAVPQDFVPGLEGVVAFTTEIAEPDKDGGALRYRGVDIEDLVANRVTFGDVWGLLVDGRFGDGLPPAEPFPLPIHSGDVRVDVQAGLAMLAPIWGYAPLLDIDDETARAQLARASVMALSYVAQSARGIYQPAVPQRTIDECSTVTERFMTRWQGEPDPRHVEAIDAYWVTAAEHGMNASTFTARVIASTGADVAAALSGAIGAMSGPLHGGAPARVLPMIEEAERTGDARAVVKGILDRGEKLMGFGHRVYRAEDPRARVLRATAQRLGAPRYEVAAALEQAALAELRERRPDRAIETNVEFWAAVILDFAQVPTKMMPAMFTCGRTAGWCAHILEQKRLGKLVRPSAIYVGPEPRSPESVEGWEHVVRR
- a CDS encoding citrate synthase, whose amino-acid sequence is MADNAKSGEGQVTLTYPGGTLDLDIVSATEGSDAIALGSLLAKTGLTTYDEGFVNTSSTKSAITYIDGEAGILRYRGYPIEQLAEKSNFIEVSYLLIYGELPTKEQLEDFTTKIQRHTMLHEDLKRFFDGFPRNAHPMPVLSSAVNALSTYYEDSLDPFDPRQVELSTIRLLAKLPTIAAYAYKKSAGQPFLYPDNSLSLVENFLRMTFGFPAEPYEVDPEVVRALDMLFILHADHEQNCSTSTVRLVGSSQANLFTSISGGINALWGPLHGGANQAVLEMLEKIRASDGNVHDFVKKVKNREDGVKLMGFGHRVYKNYDPRARIVKEQADKILGKLGGDDELLDIAKSLEEVALTDEFFIERKLYPNVDFYTGVIYRAMGFPTRMFTVLFALGRLPGWIAHWREMHDEGSGKIGRPRQVYTGYTERDYVGPDQR
- a CDS encoding MFS transporter, translating into MRRFFADTTPLRSPDFRRLWLAGIVTVIGANLTIFAVPVQLYALTQSSAYVGLSGLFALVPLVVFGLWGGAWADAMDRRLLLIIASCGLALASVLLWLQAALDVGNVWLVLSLLAVQQAFYAVNSPTRSAAIPRMIPSDQLAAANSLNMTVTQFGAIVGPLLAGVMLKWVDLSTLYAIDALACLAGVWATVRLAPIPPSNSGGATGFGPRAVLDGFRHLAGSQVVLMSFVVDLIAMIFGMPRALFPQIAHESFGGPIDGGTTMALLAASMSAGAVAGGVFSGWLPRIRRQGLAVVVSIVVWGVAMVGFGLATGLATGQPGLVLWIAVAFLALGGAADMVSAAFRSTILQQVASDDLRGRMQGVFTVVVAGGPRLADLTHGGAAAVVGTTAAAAGGGALVVVAVVVAALLAPAFIRYRVAEPDKT
- a CDS encoding MFS transporter, which gives rise to MNETVARSLTARRKAIILVSCCLSLLIVSMDATIVNVAIPSIRADLHASGPQMQWVVDIYTLVLASLLLLAGAAGDRFGRRSTFQIGLGLFALASLLCSLAPNIETLIAARFLQAIGGSMMNPVAMSIITQVFTGRVERARAIGVWGGVVGISMAAGPIVGGALIEVLDWRAVFWINLPICALAILLTALFVPESKSATMRDVDPVGQLLGMAFLFGLVFVLIEGPVEGWDSPRIIAIAVGAAVAFAAFLGYEARRRDPFVDLRFFRSIPFASATVIAISAFAGWGAFLFMMSLYLQGERGFSPMHTGLIYLPIAVGALLFSPLSGRLVGRFGARPSLVISGVLITAATLMLAALSATTPVWQLLVVFTVFGIGFSMVNAPVTNAAVSGMPTDRAGAASAIASTSRQVGVSIGVALCGSVAAGALMGTGADFATAARPLWFICAALGVLITVLGFYSTSPRALRSADRLAPLVASHV